The Ramlibacter pinisoli genome segment ACAGCAGCACCCCCATGCGCCCGAAGTCGATCTGGAGGTAGGGCTTGAAGTCGATATTCCGGGCCATCAGCACGTATACCGTCGCGTGCTGCACGAGCACCAGCACGGCAGCGATGGCTCGCAGCGCCTGGATGGAGTCAAGGCGTCCGGCGCGCGGCGCTGCGGCCGTTTCGCTCACGGCCGAAGCCCGCGACGCAGCCAGCGGGGAACCTTGAACCGCACGATGGCAATGTAGGCCCAGACGTAGAACGCCACGAAGGTGACCAGCACGCCGATGAGCACCGGGGTGTTGTCCCAGAACAGGGCCGCCGGGGCGACCGTGAACGCGGAAAACCCCCACAGGTACGGCGATGTCCGGTTGTTGCGCATCAGCATGCGGCGGGCTTCATCGTCATGGAACACCTCCCGCACAACCCGGCGGTAGATCAGCTGGTGGAAGTGCAGCGCGTCGGCCATGCCCGGCGACTGTCCCCGGGCGGCCTTGCGGTAGGCGGAGAACGTGAGTTCCAGCACCGGGTACGCCAGCAGCAACATCGAGAACCAGGGCGAGACCTGCGCATGCCGCTGGACGAGCAGGACGCTGGCCATGGCGATCACCACACCCCACAGATAGGCGCCGCCGTCGCCGGCGAAGATCAGGCCACGCGGGTAGTTCCACACCAGGAACCCGGCCGTGGCGCCGGCGGTGGCGAGAACCAGCCCCGCGATTTCCCGGTCGCCCACCTGCAGCGCGACATAGGCCAGCGCCAGGCAGCAAATGATGGCCACGGTGGCGGCCAGGCCGTTGTAGCCGTCGATCAGGTTGAAGGCATGCGGCAGACCCGCGATGGCCACCAGAGCCAGCAGGATGCCCGGCCAGGGCGTCATCTGCCAGAGCCCGTCGATCCAGGGCAACGCTAGGCGGGTTACCTGCAGGCCAAGGAGCCACACGGCCAGGATGGCGGCAAGCCCCGTGAACAGCATGCGCCAGCGCGCACGCAGGACGTGCGAGAGGTCTTCCGCAGTGCCGGTGGCGGTGGCGACCAGGGCGACCGCGCCCCACGCCAGCGCGGCGTGCGGCGCCAGCTGGATGCCGTTGGGCACCCCCAGGTACCGGTTCGCGACCACGAGCCAGGTCCATCCGACCGCCGTGGCAGCCATGATCGCCACACCACCCAGGCGGGGGACGTGGCCGGCGTGGAAGCGCTGCGGCATGTCGTGGCGGTACTGGCGGCCGATGCGACGGCCCGACCGGACGAGGAAAGCGCACAGGAGGCTGGAGACCACCCCGCACAGAACCAGAATTAAGAGCATCCTCCCCCGTTCCCCGCTATCGACAGCCCTCGAGTTTCTCACGCGCCCGGCTGGATCTACCCCGCCACCTAGAATACCGGCCCCATGCTCGCCGACGGCCGCCCTCCCCTCGTGACCGTCTCGGTCGTCGTGCACCGGCAATGGAGCCTGGTGCGGCCGCTGCTGGAACAACTGGATCGCTGGTGCCCCGGCGTGGTGAACCGGATCGTCCTGACGGTCAACCTGCCGGAGCCCGGCATCTCGACCGAGGGTATCGGCTTGCCGGTCGTGCGCATCGACAACTCCCAGCCCCTGGGCTTCGGCGCGAACCACAACCAGGCCTTCCGGCACTGCCGCACGCCTTGGTTCCTGGTTCTCAATCCGGACATTCGCCTGGACGTAGACGCGGTCAGCGCGCTCCTGGCGCTCGCCGCCGACGACACCGGCCTGCTGGCCCCCCGGGTGCACGAACCCGGCAAGGCCGAGGCCGAGCCGTACCGCACCCTGCCCACGCCCGCTGAATTGCTGCGGCGCCGGCTGCCCGGCCACCGCCCTCCCGCCGCGCCCGACTGGGTCGCCGGCATGTTCATGCTGCTGCGCCGCGACGCCTTCGAGGCGGTGCAAGGCTTCGACGAGCGCTACTACATGTACTGCGAGGACGTCGACCTCTGCGCCCGCTTGCGCCTGGCGGGCTGGCAGGTGCGATCGATTCCTTCGGTGGTCGTCCGCCACGAAGCGCAGCGGGCCAGTCAGTCCTCCCTGCGCCCGTTGGTCTGGCACGTGGCCAGCCTGGCACGCCTGTGGAGCTCGCTCGCGTTCT includes the following:
- a CDS encoding glycosyltransferase family 4 protein encodes the protein MLLILVLCGVVSSLLCAFLVRSGRRIGRQYRHDMPQRFHAGHVPRLGGVAIMAATAVGWTWLVVANRYLGVPNGIQLAPHAALAWGAVALVATATGTAEDLSHVLRARWRMLFTGLAAILAVWLLGLQVTRLALPWIDGLWQMTPWPGILLALVAIAGLPHAFNLIDGYNGLAATVAIICCLALAYVALQVGDREIAGLVLATAGATAGFLVWNYPRGLIFAGDGGAYLWGVVIAMASVLLVQRHAQVSPWFSMLLLAYPVLELTFSAYRKAARGQSPGMADALHFHQLIYRRVVREVFHDDEARRMLMRNNRTSPYLWGFSAFTVAPAALFWDNTPVLIGVLVTFVAFYVWAYIAIVRFKVPRWLRRGLRP
- a CDS encoding glycosyltransferase translates to MLADGRPPLVTVSVVVHRQWSLVRPLLEQLDRWCPGVVNRIVLTVNLPEPGISTEGIGLPVVRIDNSQPLGFGANHNQAFRHCRTPWFLVLNPDIRLDVDAVSALLALAADDTGLLAPRVHEPGKAEAEPYRTLPTPAELLRRRLPGHRPPAAPDWVAGMFMLLRRDAFEAVQGFDERYYMYCEDVDLCARLRLAGWQVRSIPSVVVRHEAQRASQSSLRPLVWHVASLARLWSSLAFWRYAALLRRVENRNAAL